A single window of Deltaproteobacteria bacterium DNA harbors:
- a CDS encoding type II toxin-antitoxin system RelE/ParE family toxin, which translates to MEIRKTDVFVKWLDKLRDVQARARVLARIERLAAGNSGDVKPVGGGISELRIDYGPGYRVYFTRRGRTLVILLVGDSKSTQVKDIKSARQLAEHL; encoded by the coding sequence ATGGAGATTCGGAAGACAGACGTATTTGTAAAGTGGCTGGATAAGTTGCGAGATGTTCAGGCGCGGGCGCGTGTGTTGGCGCGCATCGAACGATTGGCTGCTGGGAATTCTGGGGACGTGAAGCCGGTAGGCGGAGGCATCTCAGAATTACGTATTGATTATGGGCCTGGTTATCGGGTGTATTTTACGCGGCGTGGACGGACATTGGTGATCCTCTTGGTGGGTGACAGCAAGAGTACGCAAGTGAAGGATATTAAAAGCGCGCGGCAACTCGCGGAACACCTATAG
- a CDS encoding ferritin encodes MLSDKIEKALNEQIAQEEGASDYYLAMASWCEQTGRPGAAKFLYKQSDEERAHMLKLFHYTNEHGGHAVVAGTKTPTGKFKSLDEVFETALQHELKVTKSIHALVDLCLGTKDYGTFYFLQWYVGEQLEEERQMREILDLIRLAGRDGRGEYFVDRELATLAAQAPQAR; translated from the coding sequence ATGCTCAGTGACAAGATCGAAAAGGCATTGAACGAACAGATCGCGCAAGAAGAAGGGGCGTCCGATTATTATTTGGCGATGGCCTCGTGGTGCGAACAGACGGGCCGGCCGGGCGCGGCGAAGTTTCTCTATAAACAATCCGACGAAGAGCGCGCCCATATGCTCAAGCTCTTTCACTACACAAACGAGCATGGCGGGCATGCCGTCGTCGCCGGGACGAAAACGCCGACCGGCAAATTCAAGTCGCTGGACGAGGTCTTCGAGACCGCATTGCAACACGAGCTCAAGGTGACGAAATCGATTCACGCGTTGGTGGATCTGTGTCTCGGTACTAAAGATTACGGGACGTTTTATTTCCTACAGTGGTACGTCGGCGAGCAGTTGGAAGAAGAGCGCCAGATGCGCGAGATCCTCGATCTGATTCGGTTGGCGGGGCGCGACGGACGCGGTGAATATTTCGTGGATCGGGAATTGGCGACGCTTGCGGCACAAGCGCCACAGGCGCGCTGA
- a CDS encoding queuosine precursor transporter: MSATARRDRVFLLLAGIFIATALLGELTGGKLIQVGPFLMSVGIIPWPVVLLTTDIMNEFYGRHGVRRITLMTVGLIVFTFLVLFLESRIAAAPQSAVSDAQFIAVFGQSMWIIVGSVIAFLTSQFIDVIIFWAVRRRTGGKWLWLRTSGSTAVSQLVDSFVITAIAFWLPGKLSVADFVRLASANYSYKLIIAVAMTPFIYAAHTAVARYLGSDEASALTTTAAQESIMG, encoded by the coding sequence ATGTCCGCTACCGCACGCCGTGATCGCGTCTTCTTGCTACTCGCCGGCATCTTCATCGCCACGGCGCTGCTCGGCGAACTCACCGGCGGAAAACTGATTCAAGTCGGTCCGTTTCTGATGAGCGTCGGGATCATCCCGTGGCCGGTCGTGTTACTCACCACCGATATCATGAATGAATTTTACGGCCGCCACGGCGTCCGCCGCATCACGCTGATGACCGTCGGGCTAATCGTCTTCACATTTCTCGTCTTGTTCCTGGAGAGCCGGATCGCCGCCGCACCGCAATCGGCCGTGTCCGACGCGCAATTCATCGCGGTCTTCGGCCAATCGATGTGGATCATTGTCGGCAGCGTGATTGCTTTCTTAACGAGTCAATTCATCGACGTGATCATCTTCTGGGCCGTCCGGCGCCGCACCGGCGGCAAGTGGCTCTGGCTGCGCACCAGCGGCTCCACGGCCGTGTCTCAGCTCGTCGATAGTTTTGTGATTACCGCGATCGCGTTCTGGTTGCCGGGGAAACTCAGCGTCGCCGACTTTGTCCGACTGGCCTCCGCCAACTATTCGTACAAACTGATCATCGCCGTCGCGATGACCCCGTTCATTTACGCGGCCCACACGGCCGTCGCGCGGTATTTGGGCTCTGATGAGGCAAGCGCACTCACCACCACGGCCGCGCAAGAGTCAATCATGGGCTAG
- a CDS encoding BolA family transcriptional regulator — translation MSTELIAEVKRELEVALAPSVLEIGDESGRHVGHAGARGGGHVAVTIVSERFVGLSSLQRHRLVYAVLAECMASARLHALRLRALTPQEWGEEIARR, via the coding sequence ATGTCCACTGAGTTGATTGCGGAGGTGAAGCGGGAGTTGGAGGTGGCGTTAGCGCCTTCGGTGTTGGAGATTGGGGATGAGTCGGGGAGGCATGTGGGGCATGCAGGGGCGCGAGGTGGGGGACACGTTGCGGTCACGATTGTTTCGGAGCGGTTTGTTGGACTGTCTTCACTACAACGGCATCGGTTGGTCTATGCGGTCTTGGCGGAATGCATGGCGAGCGCGCGACTGCATGCGCTCCGTTTGCGTGCGCTGACGCCGCAGGAGTGGGGGGAAGAAATCGCGAGGCGCTAA
- a CDS encoding peptide MFS transporter — MLKTTTASVATTAGKERHPTGLYVLFATEMWERFSFYSMLSLFTLYLQDQTQGFAWTTADATRLYANYMAFVYLSPLVGGIIADRKLGYRRSVMLGGLFFMAGHLLLAVPSVAVMYAALTCLVLGNGFFKPNVSAMVGALYPEGSHLKDRAYNIFYMGINIGAFLGPVVVEAVKQRFGYHPAFATAAGGMLVSIMVLWLLKRFIEHADIRPSSGAAKQPPARMAAHVAAIPERERIGALLVVYLIAIIFWMAFHQNFSTWTYWADNNTDWNVSGTIANAINPFFVITLTFPLVWFWQWLDRRGREPSTAIKMVMGMTLTALAYFVMTMAGLAGGDTGKVSPSWLIAAYLVLTLGELMLSPMALSLVSKLAPPRLRGLMMGGWFVATAIGNKLTAIGVYWDVWPHSKFFGIIGLITLGSGVLLLLLTRPLKKAMGEA, encoded by the coding sequence ATGCTAAAAACAACTACTGCGTCCGTCGCCACCACGGCCGGCAAAGAACGACATCCCACCGGACTCTACGTCCTCTTTGCCACCGAAATGTGGGAGCGCTTCAGCTTCTACTCCATGCTCTCGCTGTTCACGCTCTATTTACAAGACCAGACGCAAGGCTTCGCGTGGACCACGGCCGACGCGACGCGGCTCTACGCGAACTACATGGCGTTCGTCTATTTAAGCCCGCTCGTCGGCGGCATCATCGCCGATCGCAAACTCGGCTATCGCCGCTCCGTGATGTTGGGCGGTCTTTTTTTCATGGCCGGCCATTTACTGCTCGCCGTCCCCTCCGTCGCCGTGATGTACGCCGCGCTCACCTGTCTCGTGCTCGGCAACGGCTTCTTCAAACCAAATGTCTCCGCGATGGTCGGCGCGCTCTATCCCGAAGGGAGCCACTTAAAAGACCGCGCGTACAACATTTTCTACATGGGCATTAATATCGGCGCGTTCCTCGGCCCAGTCGTCGTCGAAGCCGTCAAACAGCGCTTCGGCTACCACCCCGCGTTCGCCACCGCCGCCGGCGGGATGCTCGTCTCCATCATGGTGTTGTGGCTATTGAAACGCTTCATTGAACACGCAGATATTCGCCCCTCGAGCGGCGCCGCGAAACAACCGCCAGCGCGCATGGCGGCGCACGTCGCAGCCATCCCAGAACGCGAACGGATCGGCGCGCTGCTTGTCGTCTATCTCATCGCAATCATCTTCTGGATGGCCTTCCATCAGAACTTTTCGACCTGGACGTATTGGGCCGACAACAACACCGACTGGAACGTCTCCGGCACCATTGCCAACGCGATCAATCCGTTCTTCGTCATCACGCTCACGTTCCCGCTCGTTTGGTTTTGGCAATGGCTCGATCGTCGCGGCCGCGAACCGTCCACGGCCATCAAGATGGTGATGGGCATGACCCTCACCGCATTGGCGTACTTTGTGATGACGATGGCCGGTCTCGCCGGCGGCGACACAGGAAAAGTCTCCCCGTCATGGCTGATCGCTGCGTATTTAGTGCTGACGTTGGGCGAACTGATGCTCTCCCCGATGGCCCTCTCGCTCGTCTCCAAACTGGCGCCGCCACGCCTACGCGGCCTCATGATGGGCGGCTGGTTCGTCGCCACCGCGATCGGCAACAAACTCACCGCGATCGGCGTCTACTGGGACGTTTGGCCCCATTCGAAATTTTTCGGCATCATCGGCCTGATCACGCTCGGCAGCGGCGTCCTGCTGCTATTGCTGACACGCCCGTTGAAAAAGGCGATGGGCGAGGCTTAA
- a CDS encoding GNAT family N-acetyltransferase: protein MTLVCTEWADRAAWNAFVWASPQGSVFCHTDFLDALGCPYRLYRVTKGDAVVAAVPVLLDADGVRPQCAPHPFTLYQGPMFAASVAAMPIHSRYPMQSTILEFLIESLVQQLGRVSFCLHHSLVDIRQFVWYRYHQPASERFAVHVRHTGLIDLRAYRDFEAYLESVRPVRRREYRKAVASGLAVQVGTVADVGMFTELFVKTFGRQEITLPAEELRWFQRIAAMALQTGMGELLFCVQSDGQPICGTLFLYDPRCSYYLLSGTDTEFRKSAANTMLLFENVQRAQQRGLSWVDCIGVNSPWRGDFKIGFNAAPTPYYVVTWPPSA from the coding sequence ATGACATTGGTCTGCACGGAGTGGGCGGATCGGGCGGCGTGGAACGCGTTTGTTTGGGCGTCGCCGCAGGGATCGGTGTTTTGTCATACCGACTTTCTCGATGCGCTCGGGTGTCCGTATCGATTGTATCGGGTGACGAAGGGCGACGCTGTCGTTGCGGCCGTGCCGGTGTTGCTGGACGCGGATGGCGTGCGACCGCAGTGTGCGCCGCATCCGTTCACGCTGTATCAAGGGCCGATGTTTGCCGCGTCGGTCGCGGCGATGCCGATCCATTCGCGCTATCCGATGCAGAGCACGATCCTGGAATTTCTGATCGAGTCGCTGGTGCAGCAACTCGGGCGCGTGTCGTTTTGTCTGCATCATTCGCTGGTCGATATCCGGCAGTTCGTTTGGTATCGGTATCATCAGCCGGCGAGCGAGCGGTTTGCGGTGCACGTGCGGCATACCGGATTGATCGACTTACGCGCGTATCGCGATTTCGAGGCATATTTGGAGTCGGTGCGACCGGTGCGGCGGCGCGAGTATCGAAAGGCCGTGGCGAGCGGGCTGGCCGTGCAAGTCGGCACGGTGGCGGACGTCGGGATGTTTACCGAATTGTTTGTGAAGACATTCGGGCGACAGGAAATCACGTTGCCGGCGGAAGAGCTGCGGTGGTTTCAGCGGATTGCGGCGATGGCGCTGCAGACCGGGATGGGGGAGCTGCTGTTTTGCGTGCAGTCGGATGGGCAACCGATTTGCGGGACCCTGTTTCTCTACGATCCGCGCTGTAGTTATTATTTGTTAAGTGGGACCGACACCGAGTTCCGCAAATCGGCGGCGAATACGATGTTGTTGTTCGAAAACGTGCAACGCGCGCAACAACGCGGATTATCGTGGGTCGATTGTATCGGCGTGAATTCGCCATGGCGCGGGGATTTCAAGATCGGCTTCAATGCCGCGCCGACGCCGTATTACGTGGTCACGTGGCCGCCATCAGCGTGA
- a CDS encoding DUF4019 domain-containing protein, with protein MRTLLRHLSRGAIFGLLIVWALPTIAADDTKQVVDMAQKWLTVVDSGNYVGAWEQASALIKGAVDKNGFATQVAGVRKPLGKVVTRTLKTSKLETALPGAPDGHYLVMQFDTVFENKKVTVETVTFTHEKDGQWRSAGYFIK; from the coding sequence ATGCGCACATTACTCCGTCACCTCAGCCGTGGCGCGATCTTCGGTCTACTGATCGTTTGGGCCCTGCCTACCATCGCCGCCGACGACACCAAGCAAGTCGTCGACATGGCACAAAAATGGCTCACCGTTGTTGATAGCGGCAATTACGTAGGGGCGTGGGAACAGGCCTCGGCGCTCATCAAAGGGGCCGTCGACAAAAACGGCTTCGCCACCCAAGTCGCCGGTGTACGCAAACCGCTCGGGAAAGTCGTCACGCGGACGCTGAAGACCTCCAAACTCGAAACCGCGCTGCCCGGCGCACCCGACGGTCATTATCTGGTGATGCAATTCGACACCGTCTTCGAAAACAAGAAGGTCACGGTCGAGACCGTCACCTTTACCCACGAAAAAGACGGTCAATGGCGCTCCGCCGGGTACTTCATTAAGTAA
- a CDS encoding putative addiction module antidote protein, with amino-acid sequence MKKTRTTRYDVAEHLRTSKEMAAYLEACLEDNADDAAFIAKALGDIARAKGMTSVARATGLSRESLYKALSGGCSPTFDTILKVMQALGLRLQAVPTG; translated from the coding sequence ATGAAGAAAACAAGAACCACACGTTACGATGTCGCTGAACATTTGCGCACGTCAAAGGAAATGGCGGCGTATCTGGAAGCTTGCTTAGAAGACAATGCCGACGATGCGGCCTTTATCGCCAAAGCACTCGGCGATATCGCGCGTGCCAAAGGAATGACAAGCGTCGCACGAGCCACCGGACTCTCGCGCGAGAGTCTGTATAAGGCATTGTCGGGTGGATGCAGTCCAACTTTCGATACTATTCTTAAAGTCATGCAGGCGCTGGGGCTGCGGTTGCAGGCGGTGCCGACGGGGTAA
- a CDS encoding methyltransferase domain-containing protein yields MPSCFAAFGAIAAAIDDPTLAVCRRHFHRDSAPAIVTDVAAKLALQPTDTLLDIGCGSGSLLLPLAARVREVWGIDHANFITRFLAPLAPNHCHLLSGDWLRYDGPLPTVDAALCYSVVQYFRSRTEVQRGIDRALTCLRPGGRLLIGDIPNRSRMARFRRTPAYTSVQAEYEAHRATPLCDEQQRDLLWQQHHGRTVTFTDRCILQLLRIYRRRGHDAFILPQPPQLPFGHTREDLLIIKGSR; encoded by the coding sequence ATGCCCTCTTGCTTTGCCGCGTTCGGCGCTATCGCCGCAGCGATCGACGATCCGACACTCGCCGTCTGTCGCCGTCATTTTCACCGCGACAGCGCGCCCGCCATCGTCACCGACGTCGCCGCGAAGCTCGCGTTGCAGCCGACCGACACGCTGCTGGACATTGGCTGCGGAAGCGGTTCCCTGCTCCTCCCCCTCGCCGCTCGCGTCCGTGAGGTCTGGGGCATCGACCATGCGAATTTTATCACGCGTTTTCTCGCTCCGCTGGCGCCCAACCACTGCCACCTGCTGAGCGGTGACTGGCTCCGCTATGACGGCCCCCTCCCCACCGTCGATGCCGCGCTCTGCTATTCCGTCGTGCAGTACTTCCGATCCCGCACGGAAGTCCAACGTGGCATCGACCGGGCCCTCACGTGCCTCCGTCCCGGAGGTCGTTTATTGATCGGCGACATCCCCAACCGTTCCCGGATGGCGCGCTTTCGCCGCACGCCTGCGTATACATCGGTTCAAGCGGAGTACGAGGCACACCGCGCCACACCGTTATGTGATGAGCAACAACGCGACTTACTCTGGCAACAACACCATGGCCGCACGGTCACTTTCACAGACCGCTGCATCCTCCAACTCCTGCGGATCTATCGCCGCCGCGGTCACGACGCGTTCATCCTTCCCCAACCGCCACAGCTTCCATTCGGCCATACCCGCGAGGACCTCCTGATTATCAAGGGCTCACGCTGA